The following proteins are co-located in the Clavibacter capsici genome:
- a CDS encoding chorismate mutase has product MPENTGPAGAPLDDDARTALEELGEIRGSIDNIDAALVHLLAERFKFTQQVGRLKAAHGLPAADPERERRQILRLRALAEESRLDPAFAEKFLNFIVAEVIHHHTQIAEEEGAATPASTSAVAPEDGGPTA; this is encoded by the coding sequence ATGCCTGAGAACACCGGCCCCGCAGGGGCGCCCCTCGACGACGACGCCCGAACCGCCCTCGAGGAGCTGGGGGAGATCCGCGGCAGCATCGACAACATCGACGCCGCGCTCGTCCACCTGCTGGCCGAGCGGTTCAAGTTCACGCAGCAGGTCGGCCGGCTCAAGGCCGCGCACGGGCTGCCCGCGGCGGATCCCGAGCGCGAGCGCCGCCAGATCCTCCGCCTCCGCGCGCTCGCCGAGGAGTCGCGGCTCGACCCGGCCTTCGCGGAGAAGTTCCTGAACTTCATCGTCGCGGAGGTCATCCACCACCACACGCAGATCGCCGAGGAGGAGGGCGCCGCCACTCCCGCGTCCACCTCCGCGGTCGCGCCCGAGGACGGCGGCCCGACGGCCTGA
- a CDS encoding DUF4012 domain-containing protein: MSGIDDVLPPAGDPSGDRDGDPGRRRGRPDRDASRPRRPLWKRKRIWTPVVVVGLAVVGIAVSAALILPRVDTVQAELREALPLSDQVQTALLAGDVDTAKSGAAELRDHTAKAAEAADDGVLAAYEWLPAIGPNLHAARVLASTSDRLATDVVTPATEVSLSAFTPVLGRIDVDGIRSLGQTVDTASEGLAGARAELGTIDRDALWAQVANDVDLMDDTLTSTEETAGTFREVTGILPDLLGADGARNYLLMFQNNAEVRSTGGNPAALVLLTVEDGTVRIAKQASSNDFPRNVRQGDIPDETVRLVEPRADRFEQNITMFPDFPTSGALAKAYWERYIGDRVDGVMSFDPIALSYLLEATGPIELATGDELNAENAVPTLLGAVYGQYPDYLAQDRYFASAASTIFAKLVTDTPPVVPLVTALDRAIDERRLLMWSTVPEEQALIEGGPLSGALPDDNADQTAIGLFFNDIGSGSKMSYYLRSGSRIQAETCGDTTAYTVSVDMTSIAPLDAATSLPRYVTGLDGKAKGRQFDDLLVYGPVGSTVSGWSTQADLTTEEARGTDMGRGMIRIRTELAPQDTKTVDVTFTMPASDDAGPLEVRHTPLVRPLESDITQVPCTTGG; encoded by the coding sequence GTGAGCGGCATCGACGACGTCCTGCCCCCGGCCGGCGACCCGTCGGGCGACCGGGACGGCGACCCCGGCCGCCGCCGCGGGCGCCCGGACCGCGACGCCTCCCGACCCCGCCGTCCGCTGTGGAAGCGCAAGCGCATCTGGACCCCCGTGGTCGTCGTCGGCCTCGCCGTGGTCGGCATCGCGGTCTCGGCCGCGCTGATCCTGCCCCGCGTGGACACCGTGCAGGCGGAGCTCCGCGAGGCGCTCCCGCTCTCCGACCAGGTGCAGACGGCGCTCCTCGCGGGCGACGTCGACACGGCGAAGTCCGGCGCCGCCGAGCTCCGCGACCACACCGCGAAGGCCGCCGAGGCCGCCGACGACGGCGTGCTCGCGGCCTACGAGTGGCTCCCCGCCATCGGCCCGAACCTCCACGCCGCCCGCGTGCTGGCGTCCACCAGCGACCGGCTCGCCACCGACGTCGTGACCCCCGCCACCGAGGTCTCCCTCTCCGCCTTCACGCCCGTCCTCGGCCGCATCGACGTCGACGGGATCCGCTCCCTCGGCCAGACGGTCGACACCGCGAGCGAGGGCCTCGCCGGGGCGCGCGCCGAGCTCGGCACCATCGACCGCGACGCCCTCTGGGCGCAGGTCGCGAACGACGTCGACCTCATGGACGACACGCTCACGAGCACCGAGGAGACCGCGGGCACCTTCCGCGAGGTCACCGGGATCCTCCCCGACCTCCTCGGCGCGGACGGCGCGCGCAACTACCTCCTCATGTTCCAGAACAACGCCGAGGTGCGCTCCACCGGCGGCAACCCGGCGGCCCTCGTGCTGCTGACCGTCGAGGACGGCACCGTGCGGATCGCGAAGCAGGCGTCGAGCAACGACTTCCCGCGGAACGTGCGCCAGGGCGACATCCCCGACGAGACCGTGCGCCTCGTCGAGCCGCGCGCCGACCGGTTCGAGCAGAACATCACGATGTTCCCGGACTTCCCCACGTCGGGCGCCCTCGCGAAGGCCTACTGGGAGCGCTACATCGGCGACCGCGTCGACGGCGTCATGTCGTTCGACCCCATCGCGCTCAGCTACCTGCTGGAGGCGACGGGCCCCATCGAGCTGGCCACGGGCGACGAGCTGAACGCCGAGAACGCGGTGCCCACCCTCCTCGGGGCGGTCTACGGCCAGTACCCCGACTACCTCGCGCAGGACCGCTACTTCGCGAGCGCCGCCAGCACGATCTTCGCGAAGCTCGTCACCGACACCCCGCCCGTCGTGCCGCTGGTCACCGCGCTCGACCGCGCGATCGACGAGCGGCGCCTGCTCATGTGGAGCACCGTGCCCGAGGAGCAGGCGCTCATCGAGGGCGGTCCGCTGAGCGGCGCGCTGCCCGACGACAACGCCGACCAGACCGCCATCGGCCTGTTCTTCAACGACATCGGCTCCGGATCCAAGATGAGCTACTACCTGCGCTCGGGCTCCCGGATCCAGGCGGAGACCTGCGGCGACACCACCGCCTACACGGTGTCGGTGGACATGACGAGCATCGCGCCGCTCGACGCCGCGACGAGCCTGCCGCGCTACGTCACGGGCCTCGACGGCAAGGCGAAGGGCCGCCAGTTCGACGACCTCCTCGTGTACGGGCCCGTCGGGTCCACCGTCTCGGGCTGGTCGACGCAGGCCGACCTCACCACGGAGGAGGCTCGTGGCACCGACATGGGGCGCGGCATGATCCGCATCCGCACCGAGCTCGCGCCGCAGGACACGAAGACCGTCGACGTGACCTTCACCATGCCCGCGTCCGACGACGCCGGCCCGCTCGAGGTGCGGCACACGCCGCTCGTGCGGCCCCTCGAGTCCGACATCACGCAGGTGCCCTGCACGACGGGCGGCTGA
- a CDS encoding ATP-grasp domain-containing protein has product MTTAPKVFAIHENPEWFGPFAAALDARGVPYEEWLLTDGVLEIDEAPPEGIFWSRISASAHTRDHALSKDYTRALMSWLEAHGRRTVNGRRTIELEVSKVDQLTALRAAGIEVPRTRAVIGSHRIVEAARGLPTPFITKHNQGGKGLGVRRFDSVEELAAYVEGPDFEEPQDGITLLQEYLEAATPRVTRVEIVGGRFVYAIQADTARGGYQLCPADACAIDPTTGALVMPPGATIAQQPGDTIFSLREDITADHPLVERYVAFLAGLGIEVAGIEFIETADGRLVTYDVNTNTNYNAGVEAVADASGPGAVAELLERVLRETYPGA; this is encoded by the coding sequence ATGACCACCGCACCGAAGGTATTCGCCATCCACGAGAACCCCGAGTGGTTCGGGCCGTTCGCCGCAGCGCTCGACGCGCGCGGCGTGCCGTACGAGGAGTGGCTCCTCACCGACGGGGTGCTGGAGATCGACGAGGCGCCGCCCGAGGGCATCTTCTGGTCGCGGATCAGCGCCTCGGCCCACACGCGCGACCATGCGCTCTCCAAGGACTACACGCGCGCGCTCATGTCGTGGCTGGAGGCGCACGGCCGCCGCACGGTCAACGGCCGCCGCACCATCGAGCTCGAGGTGAGCAAGGTCGACCAGCTCACCGCGCTCCGCGCCGCGGGCATCGAGGTGCCGCGCACGCGCGCCGTGATCGGCAGCCACCGGATCGTCGAGGCGGCGCGCGGCCTGCCGACGCCGTTCATCACGAAGCACAACCAGGGCGGCAAGGGGCTCGGCGTCCGCCGGTTCGACAGCGTCGAGGAGCTGGCCGCGTACGTGGAGGGGCCGGACTTCGAGGAGCCGCAGGACGGGATCACGCTGCTGCAGGAGTACCTGGAGGCCGCGACGCCGCGGGTGACGCGCGTCGAGATCGTGGGCGGGCGGTTCGTCTACGCGATCCAGGCCGACACCGCGCGCGGCGGCTACCAGCTCTGCCCCGCGGACGCCTGCGCCATCGACCCGACGACGGGCGCGCTCGTGATGCCGCCCGGCGCGACCATCGCGCAGCAGCCGGGCGACACGATCTTCTCGCTGCGGGAGGACATCACGGCCGACCACCCGCTCGTGGAGCGCTACGTCGCGTTCCTCGCCGGGCTCGGGATCGAGGTGGCCGGCATCGAGTTCATCGAGACCGCCGACGGCCGCCTCGTGACCTACGACGTGAACACGAACACCAACTACAACGCCGGCGTCGAGGCGGTCGCGGACGCGTCCGGGCCGGGCGCGGTGGCGGAGCTGCTCGAGCGCGTGCTGCGGGAGACCTACCCCGGGGCGTGA
- a CDS encoding serine hydrolase domain-containing protein — translation MDTTPRSTSAAPPRGRRSRRLAATVGALALAVAIPLAAGAATTATPADPPPPAPPQHQQGGHDLTKADVDAWLDGAVGSALPTTGIPGAAVSVVADGQVLTTRGYGLADTGTEGTPARPVDPDRTLFRVGSVSKVVSATAVMQLVEEGRLDLDADVQQYLDFDLDTPKGAVTLRHLLTHTSGFEEVITGLIGTPGSERDLGDVMRTDPPEQVFAPGTTPAYSNYGASLAGYVAERVGGKPFVDLLQEEVLDRAGMTSSSFAQPLPDDLDARLAKGYPDDTQPAYPTEVVNAAPAGALSATASDMARFMLGHLGDLPADQALLDPATLDEMHRPALGADQLGTLAAGQRMDLGFFDDSTPGVPAFGHDGDTNVFHTAMRMFPDSDAGIFVTFNGNGRDAVDTLELRTTVLQGFADRYLREDDGAAASAPAPQGDPEAAAALAGTWLSSRSPFSNPGALLNLSGQTEIVPRADGTVAITPKPLGVTTGVYEKVGDDLWREVGGDAVIATRASADGGPVDAIAWGASFTLLRAEPWQVASTAIPGLLAAVAVLLVSVVVWPVTAVAGFGRRRRARADSADDAVATPRPRRSRTLLLSRIGQAVTLVALLGWTAAAVQALSLVDVGAGTLRTLQALQVVGVLAVIPAALAVWQAVRSRRGLWIVVGRALVLVALIGVAAFAIGFRLLAPSVSY, via the coding sequence ATGGACACGACACCCCGCTCCACCTCCGCCGCCCCGCCCCGCGGGCGCCGCTCCCGTCGCCTCGCCGCGACCGTCGGCGCGCTCGCGCTCGCCGTCGCCATCCCGCTCGCCGCGGGCGCCGCCACGACCGCGACCCCCGCGGATCCGCCGCCCCCGGCCCCGCCGCAGCACCAGCAGGGCGGCCACGACCTCACGAAGGCCGACGTGGACGCGTGGCTCGACGGCGCGGTCGGCTCGGCGCTGCCGACCACCGGCATCCCCGGCGCCGCCGTCTCGGTCGTCGCCGACGGGCAGGTGCTCACCACCCGCGGCTACGGCCTCGCCGACACCGGCACCGAGGGCACCCCGGCCCGCCCGGTGGATCCCGACCGGACGCTCTTCCGCGTCGGCTCCGTCTCCAAGGTGGTCTCCGCGACCGCGGTCATGCAGCTCGTGGAGGAGGGCCGGCTCGACCTCGACGCCGACGTGCAGCAGTACCTCGACTTCGACCTCGACACCCCGAAGGGCGCGGTCACGCTGCGGCACCTGCTCACCCACACGTCCGGCTTCGAGGAGGTCATCACGGGCCTCATCGGGACGCCCGGCTCGGAGCGGGACCTCGGGGACGTGATGCGCACGGATCCGCCGGAGCAGGTCTTCGCGCCCGGCACCACCCCCGCGTACTCGAACTACGGCGCCAGCCTCGCCGGCTACGTCGCCGAGCGCGTGGGCGGGAAGCCGTTCGTCGACCTCCTGCAGGAGGAGGTGCTCGACCGCGCCGGGATGACCTCGTCGTCCTTCGCGCAGCCGCTCCCCGACGACCTCGACGCGCGCCTCGCGAAGGGCTACCCCGACGACACGCAGCCGGCGTACCCGACGGAGGTCGTGAACGCCGCCCCCGCCGGCGCGCTCTCGGCCACCGCGTCCGACATGGCCCGCTTCATGCTCGGCCACCTCGGCGACCTGCCGGCCGACCAGGCCCTGCTGGATCCCGCCACGCTCGACGAGATGCACCGCCCGGCCCTCGGCGCCGACCAGCTCGGCACCCTCGCCGCCGGCCAGCGCATGGACCTCGGCTTCTTCGACGACAGCACGCCGGGCGTCCCCGCCTTCGGCCACGACGGCGACACGAACGTCTTCCACACGGCCATGCGCATGTTCCCGGACAGCGACGCCGGCATCTTCGTGACCTTCAACGGCAACGGCCGCGACGCCGTCGACACCCTGGAGCTCCGGACGACCGTGCTGCAGGGCTTCGCGGACCGCTACCTGCGCGAGGACGACGGCGCCGCGGCGTCCGCTCCCGCGCCGCAGGGCGACCCCGAGGCCGCCGCCGCGCTCGCCGGCACCTGGCTCTCCTCCCGCTCGCCGTTCTCGAACCCGGGTGCGCTGCTGAACCTCAGCGGTCAGACCGAGATCGTGCCGCGCGCCGACGGCACCGTCGCCATCACCCCGAAGCCGCTCGGCGTCACGACGGGCGTCTACGAGAAGGTGGGCGACGACCTGTGGCGCGAGGTCGGCGGCGACGCCGTGATCGCGACGCGCGCCTCCGCCGACGGCGGCCCGGTCGACGCGATCGCGTGGGGCGCGTCCTTCACGCTCCTCCGGGCGGAGCCGTGGCAGGTCGCCTCGACGGCCATCCCCGGGCTGCTCGCCGCCGTGGCCGTGCTCCTCGTCTCGGTCGTCGTGTGGCCGGTCACCGCCGTCGCCGGGTTCGGCCGTCGTCGCCGCGCCCGCGCCGACTCCGCCGACGACGCCGTGGCGACGCCGCGCCCCCGCCGCAGCCGCACGCTCCTGCTGTCCCGCATCGGGCAGGCCGTGACGCTCGTGGCGCTCCTCGGCTGGACGGCCGCGGCCGTGCAGGCGCTCTCCCTCGTGGACGTCGGCGCGGGCACGCTCCGTACCCTCCAGGCGCTGCAGGTGGTCGGCGTCCTGGCCGTGATCCCCGCCGCGCTCGCCGTGTGGCAGGCCGTCCGCTCGCGGCGCGGGCTGTGGATCGTCGTGGGCCGCGCGCTCGTGCTCGTCGCGCTGATCGGCGTCGCGGCCTTCGCGATCGGGTTCCGCCTGCTCGCGCCGAGCGTGAGCTACTGA
- a CDS encoding sensor histidine kinase, with the protein MTDPTPAPPAVDGAPVPPRRPTAGRPVVALGDRARRGLDRLGIRTDDGRDAAAAAAWALMTVLLLGVLAALVWADGTLRTMSPAQGAVIAAIALVQCAPLAARRRRPRTTLLAVSALQAALIAVLPPEFGFWAAAPVVAAYTVGAVLPAGSAVRVVAAAVGIEAVGAVLAATGHVRALLVPDSVDVRLGVDTVVSATSILVSGILIAVASAAVGSWVALRRRHDRDTLARAAESLEHQAALTRAAVSAERTRMARELHDVAAHHLTALVVQAGAAERLVDLDPDLAKDSLRGIRVQGRETLDALRSIVGILRQTDDGPTGGADRGTDPVPGLADVGGLVDAARASGTEVEERTSGDLPALAPLADVTAYRTVQESLANARRHAPGSAVTLTLDARPTRLALEVENRLPATAPAGAPGYGLVGMRERAALVGGHLEAGPTGSGTWRVRLELPVEPVAAGRAGAA; encoded by the coding sequence GTGACCGATCCGACGCCCGCGCCCCCCGCGGTCGACGGCGCGCCCGTCCCGCCCCGCCGTCCCACGGCCGGCCGGCCCGTCGTCGCCCTCGGCGACCGGGCCCGGCGCGGCCTCGACCGGCTCGGGATCCGCACCGACGACGGACGCGACGCGGCCGCCGCGGCCGCCTGGGCGCTCATGACGGTGCTGCTCCTCGGGGTGCTCGCCGCGCTCGTCTGGGCGGACGGCACCCTGCGCACCATGTCCCCGGCGCAGGGGGCGGTCATCGCGGCCATCGCCCTCGTCCAGTGCGCGCCCCTCGCGGCCCGGAGACGGCGCCCGCGGACGACGCTCCTGGCGGTGTCGGCGCTCCAGGCCGCCCTGATCGCGGTGCTCCCGCCGGAGTTCGGGTTCTGGGCCGCGGCGCCCGTCGTCGCGGCCTACACGGTCGGGGCGGTGCTCCCGGCCGGATCCGCGGTGCGCGTCGTCGCGGCGGCCGTCGGCATCGAGGCGGTGGGCGCCGTCCTCGCCGCCACCGGCCACGTCCGCGCGCTGCTCGTGCCCGACTCCGTCGACGTCCGCCTCGGCGTCGACACGGTCGTCTCGGCGACCTCGATCCTCGTCAGCGGGATCCTCATCGCCGTCGCGAGCGCCGCCGTCGGCTCCTGGGTCGCCCTGCGCCGCCGTCACGACCGCGACACGCTGGCCCGCGCGGCGGAGTCGCTCGAGCACCAGGCCGCGCTCACCCGGGCCGCGGTCTCCGCGGAGCGCACCCGGATGGCGCGCGAGCTGCACGACGTGGCCGCGCACCACCTCACGGCCCTCGTCGTGCAGGCGGGCGCCGCCGAGCGGCTCGTGGACCTCGATCCCGACCTCGCCAAGGACTCCCTCCGCGGCATCCGGGTGCAGGGCCGCGAGACCCTCGACGCGCTGCGCTCCATCGTCGGGATCCTGCGGCAGACGGACGACGGCCCCACCGGCGGTGCGGACCGCGGCACCGACCCGGTCCCCGGCCTCGCCGACGTCGGCGGCCTCGTCGACGCGGCGCGCGCCTCCGGCACCGAGGTCGAGGAGCGCACGTCGGGGGACCTCCCCGCGCTCGCGCCCCTCGCCGACGTGACCGCGTACCGCACCGTGCAGGAGTCCCTGGCGAACGCGCGCCGCCACGCGCCGGGATCCGCCGTCACCCTCACCCTGGACGCCCGTCCGACGCGCCTCGCCCTCGAGGTCGAGAACCGGCTCCCGGCCACGGCGCCCGCCGGCGCCCCCGGCTACGGCCTCGTCGGCATGCGCGAGCGGGCTGCGCTCGTCGGCGGGCACCTGGAGGCGGGCCCGACCGGATCCGGCACCTGGCGCGTGCGCCTCGAGCTCCCGGTCGAGCCCGTCGCCGCCGGCCGGGCGGGCGCCGCGTGA
- a CDS encoding YdcF family protein has product MTPSTATTPARRAGRARRWILRTLLALFVLLLAWLLAGIPLFVLPPASQPDKADVIYVIGPPNPTRRDLAAKLVDEGYSDTVVFSVPSTGPQSAAELAACNGEFPYPVTCDTPSPFTTQGEARYLKEKSAENGWTSAIVITWTPHVTRTQLIFDRCFDGDLMVVEDPVDFGFRQWVSQYTYQTGAFVKALVTPGC; this is encoded by the coding sequence TTGACACCCAGCACCGCCACCACCCCCGCCCGCCGTGCGGGTCGCGCACGTCGATGGATCCTGCGCACCCTCCTGGCCCTGTTCGTGCTGCTGCTCGCGTGGCTGCTCGCGGGGATCCCGCTCTTCGTGCTCCCGCCTGCCAGCCAGCCGGACAAGGCCGACGTGATCTACGTCATCGGGCCGCCCAACCCCACCCGCCGCGACCTCGCGGCGAAGCTCGTCGACGAGGGCTACTCCGACACCGTCGTCTTCTCCGTGCCGTCCACCGGGCCGCAGTCGGCCGCGGAGCTCGCGGCGTGCAACGGCGAGTTCCCCTACCCCGTCACGTGCGACACCCCGTCGCCCTTCACGACGCAGGGCGAGGCGCGCTACCTCAAGGAGAAGTCCGCGGAGAACGGCTGGACGAGCGCCATCGTCATCACCTGGACCCCGCACGTGACGCGCACGCAGCTGATCTTCGACCGGTGCTTCGACGGCGACCTGATGGTGGTCGAGGACCCGGTGGACTTCGGCTTCCGCCAGTGGGTCTCGCAGTACACCTACCAGACCGGCGCGTTCGTGAAGGCCCTCGTCACGCCCGGCTGCTGA
- a CDS encoding organic hydroperoxide resistance protein, protein MESIYTAIAHASGGGRDGHVRSEDDRIDFDTRPPKEMGGSGEGTNPEQLFAAGYSACFLGATHLVGKNAGVDTKDAEVSASVSIGDNGQGGFGLAVELDVYLPNVAPERRQEIADAAHQVCPYSNATRGNIEVTISIVD, encoded by the coding sequence ATGGAATCCATCTACACCGCTATCGCGCACGCCTCCGGCGGAGGACGCGACGGACACGTCCGCAGCGAGGACGACCGCATCGACTTCGACACCCGTCCCCCCAAGGAGATGGGCGGCTCGGGCGAGGGCACGAACCCGGAGCAGCTCTTCGCCGCCGGGTACAGCGCCTGCTTCCTCGGCGCCACCCACCTCGTCGGCAAGAACGCCGGCGTCGACACGAAGGACGCCGAGGTCTCGGCCAGCGTCTCCATCGGCGACAACGGGCAGGGCGGCTTCGGCCTCGCGGTCGAGCTCGACGTCTACCTCCCGAACGTGGCGCCCGAGCGCCGCCAGGAGATCGCGGACGCGGCCCACCAGGTCTGCCCGTACTCCAACGCCACCCGCGGCAACATCGAGGTCACGATCTCCATCGTCGACTGA
- a CDS encoding endonuclease/exonuclease/phosphatase family protein — protein MTLAIGPTTGDDLHLVSLNVRMPWHGTREGEADHWPERQEVLTRFLQQERPTVLGVQEALWPQVQAIEKALPPSYRMVGQGREGGSHGEHGAIFYQASRLTLLEHDVMWLSDTPDVIGSMTWGNPMPRILTWARFQDEATGHPLVVLDTHLDHDVAEARDRAAEAIAELVRTRFAGMPLVLMGDFNAPVDSFPYDVLTRRAGLRDSWLDTARQATPAFGTFPDYRPPVVDGPRIDWILVSDRVDVRAAAINDFAWRGRMMSDHLPVQALVRLS, from the coding sequence ATGACCCTCGCGATCGGCCCGACGACCGGCGACGACCTCCACCTCGTCTCCCTCAACGTGCGCATGCCCTGGCACGGCACCCGCGAGGGCGAGGCCGACCACTGGCCCGAGCGCCAGGAGGTGCTCACGCGCTTCCTGCAGCAGGAGCGGCCCACGGTGCTCGGCGTGCAGGAGGCGCTGTGGCCGCAGGTGCAGGCGATCGAGAAGGCGCTGCCGCCGTCGTACCGCATGGTCGGGCAGGGCCGCGAGGGCGGCAGCCACGGCGAGCACGGCGCGATCTTCTACCAGGCGTCCCGCCTCACCCTCCTCGAGCACGACGTGATGTGGCTCTCGGACACCCCGGACGTGATCGGCAGCATGACGTGGGGCAACCCCATGCCGCGGATCCTCACCTGGGCCCGCTTCCAGGACGAGGCCACCGGCCACCCGCTCGTCGTGCTCGACACGCACCTCGACCACGACGTCGCCGAGGCGCGCGACCGGGCCGCCGAGGCCATCGCCGAGCTCGTCCGCACGCGCTTCGCCGGCATGCCGCTCGTGCTCATGGGCGACTTCAACGCGCCCGTCGACTCGTTCCCCTACGACGTGCTCACCCGCCGCGCCGGCCTCCGCGACTCCTGGCTCGACACCGCGCGCCAGGCCACCCCCGCGTTCGGCACGTTCCCCGACTACCGGCCGCCGGTCGTCGACGGGCCGCGCATCGACTGGATCCTCGTGAGCGACCGCGTGGACGTCCGCGCCGCCGCGATCAACGACTTCGCCTGGCGCGGGCGGATGATGAGCGACCACCTGCCCGTGCAGGCGCTCGTGCGCCTCAGCTGA
- a CDS encoding response regulator — MIRVVLVDDQSIVRAGFRVVLETAGGIEVVGEASGGREAVELVRRLAPDVVVMDVRMPGGDGIEATRAITGADDDAARADPAPAVLVATTFDLDEYVFGALEAGARGFVLKDAEPDEFIQAVRALAAGQAALDGVTTRRVMAEFTRRRAASAVNPGADVLTPREQDIVRLLGDGLSNDEIGGRLVIETSTVKSHLTRIMTKLGTRDRLQTVVWGYRSGLLP, encoded by the coding sequence GTGATCCGCGTGGTGCTGGTCGACGACCAGTCCATCGTGCGCGCGGGCTTCCGCGTGGTGCTCGAGACGGCGGGCGGGATCGAGGTGGTCGGCGAGGCGTCGGGCGGCCGCGAGGCCGTCGAGCTCGTGCGCCGCCTCGCACCCGACGTCGTGGTGATGGACGTCCGGATGCCGGGCGGCGACGGCATCGAGGCGACCCGCGCGATCACGGGGGCCGACGACGACGCCGCCCGCGCGGATCCCGCCCCCGCCGTCCTCGTCGCCACCACCTTCGACCTCGACGAGTACGTCTTCGGCGCCCTCGAGGCCGGCGCCCGCGGCTTCGTGCTCAAGGACGCCGAGCCCGACGAGTTCATCCAGGCCGTCCGCGCCCTCGCCGCCGGGCAGGCCGCCCTCGACGGCGTCACCACGCGCCGCGTCATGGCCGAGTTCACGCGCCGCCGCGCCGCGAGCGCCGTGAACCCGGGCGCGGACGTGCTCACGCCGCGCGAGCAGGACATCGTGCGTCTCCTCGGCGACGGCCTCTCCAACGACGAGATCGGCGGCCGGCTCGTGATCGAGACGAGCACCGTGAAGTCGCACCTCACCCGGATCATGACCAAGCTCGGCACGCGCGACCGCCTGCAGACCGTGGTCTGGGGCTACCGCTCGGGCCTCCTGCCCTGA